A DNA window from Plasmodium brasilianum strain Bolivian I chromosome 12, whole genome shotgun sequence contains the following coding sequences:
- a CDS encoding elongation factor Tu, with product MDLIKHLNENDKIRNICILAHVDHGKTTLVDNLISSNKIISDKNIGKVKYLDSREDEQKRQITMKSSSILLKHTYSKLYLSEIFNDITDSTKGGNNQCNVKNENYEMHVNHKEFVKNDNNENALKCGKDSINIEKECGDSKENDEESLVRTRNNNYVSDNNHNNSRSSGTHLINIIDTPGHVDFSSEVSTCVRICDGSLILIDCIEGLCSQTKTVLRQTWKEMIKSIIVINKIDKLITNQNMDSISAYEHINNIIEQVNAYIYQLYIEENMNNENIETSELEKYSYSPLKGNVLLCSSIHCWCVDMNIFSILFCKKMNIDLNNSYKIKKYMWNQYYFNMKEKKILKIPNDTNYSYDDKIKKLCSELNISDQFLKKNQQNNSENNTFILTYIMSHFLNLSRSIFNACIEMFPSPKSIDESRLFKIFPSLYNEKIYKNIINCSLTNEFTIIYISKYICANIHNNTLVGFKGFYDKNTFLSICRIYSGMLYQNMILYICGKSIKTVVKKIYICMGGDLLPINEAFAGNIVAVYLSIINDGDHSCVHNDTNRINGLKEQEIINMSDHNLCEKFGQHNNGYVGQNERGEEEKVEEVKEVLKEEKEVEEEKEKDVDEVEEEETLFENNNGCSLDNKKKIMNRSGNCTPTNNKTKNTNDQFCINTPLNIGGSCNTEDLQYLSNTLMKLIKNKQNKKEHNIFLMNNDGIFLNKNITLSSQENMDSFILPFSDTSSTILHTIIEPKNIQDMNKFLYGLILLYTCDTSIDIDFNEKGEYILKFCGEIHMQKCLSDFVNIYSNIEIKTSDTNISIREGISDNYIKVKRKKNKIHDNLKDLYNYYLKIHMDSHHKISENNNNYNYNNMNGEIAKDSYKIVAGNENCNIISKEKNSICNNNADDGNYFTKMKKDGLEHLFKNINLEKENHFLNILFNYSHNTICHKLNNNSFYVFLSVLDMPENMLHFFDKHYSNIQTILENRSISPSLLNYSKIDLSCKNEYFMYKQCLINLEKCVNDLCFSDNIDYDNIIENRLSKSIVSSSVKREEGEWDKAEDKEKEKVAERDKEKVKEGKSKIHELNQIINENLTHDSNDEESQHNNNDRNIMNDYNSTENTKRDSNYHNNEKISSLRKNKNFQLELWDICVQNGSITLLYIKKYFNKKKNNEYILDNILTNEKYKNIINQRSFVDTYLSDTNSDINIYLNNISLGFKLASKYGPIAQEPIRGALFVIEGLIIDEASNDEPFEDGNSKDNLEDKINAGNIIALMKEACLNSMQQNKLRIFEPMLRLNLTCESNVLGKVYNVLLKRRCSILSEEIKDGYFLYCIDAYLPLFNSFKLAEELRSKCSGNVIYDIQFSHWNKLNEDIFLLNDSSSVIYDEDFDIKLTDNTATEIVNYIRRAKGLETNEKIIQKPEKQCTLKK from the exons ATGGATTTGATAAAACACCTTAATGAAAATGACAAAATTCGTAATATCTGCATTTTAGCTCATGTAGACCATGGGAAAACAACCCTTGTTGACAACTTGATCAGttctaataaaattataagtgATAAGAATATTGGGAAAGTGAAATATTTAGATAGTAGAGAAGATGAACAGAAGCGACAAATAACTATGAAGAGCTCAAgtattcttttaaaacatacatacagtAAACTTTACCTAagtgaaatatttaatgatataaCTGATAGTACAAAAGGGGGTAATAATCAGTGCAATGTaaagaatgaaaattatGAGATGCATGTCAACCATAAagaatttgtaaaaaatgataataacgAAAATGCTCTGAAATGCGGAAAGGATTCaataaatattgaaaagGAATGTGGTGATAGCAAGGAAAATGATGAAGAATCCCTTGTACGAAcgagaaataataattatgttaGTGATAATAACcataataatagtagaaGCAGTGGCACGCATCTAATTAACATTATCGACACGCCCGGGCATGTCGATTTTTCATCCGAGGTTTCCACGTGTGTAAGAATTTGTGATGGCTCGTTAATTCTAATTGATTGCATAGAAGGTCTATGCAGTCAAACGAAGACTGTTTTAAGGCAAACATGGaaagaaatgataaaaagCATTAtagtaattaataaaatagataaGTTAATTACTAATCAAAATATGGATAGTATAAGtgcatatgaacatataaataatataattgaaCAAGtgaatgcatatatatatcaattatatattgaagaaaatatgaacaatgaaaatattgaaacatcagaattagaaaaatattcatattctCCTTTAAAAGGAAATGTATTACTATGTAGTAGTATACATTGCTGGTGTGTtgatatgaatattttttcaattttattttgtaaaaaaatgaatatagaTTTGAACaattcttataaaataaaaaagtacatgTGGAATCAATactattttaatatgaaagaaaagaaaattttaaaaatacctAATGATACTAACTATTCAT ATGatgacaaaataaaaaaattatgctccgaattaaatatttcggatcaattcttaaaaaaaaaccaaCAAAATAATTCTGAAAAcaatacttttattttaacttatataatgtcccattttttaaatctttctAGATCCATATTTAATGCATGTATAGAAATGTTTCCTTCTCCAAAATCAATTGATGAAAGTagactttttaaaattttcccatctttatataatgaaaaaatatacaagaatattattaactGTTCATTAACTAATGAGTTtaccattatatatatatctaaataCATCTGtgcaaatatacataataataccTTAGTAGGATTTAAGGGATTCTATGATAAAAACACATTCCTCTCTATTTGTAGAATTTATTCAGGAATGCTATATCAAAACatgattttatatatttgcggaaaaagtattaaaactgtcgttaaaaaaatttatatatgtatgggaGGAGATCTTTTACCTATTAATGAAGCATTTGCTGGAAACATTGTAGCTGTATATCTGTCGATTATAAATGATGGTGACCACAGTTGTGTACATAATGACACAAATAGAATAAATGGCTTAAAGGAGcaagaaattattaacatGTCAGATCATAATTTGTGTGAAAAATTTGGACAGCACAACAACGGTTATGTTGGACAAAATGAAAGAggggaagaagaaaaagtagAAGAAGTTAAGGAAGTATTGAAAGAAGAGaaagaagtggaagaagaGAAAGAAAAGGACGTCGATGAAGTAGAGGAAGAAGAAACCCTTTTTGAAAACAACAATGGATGCTCtttagataataaaaaaaaaattatgaacaggtCAGGTAATTGCACAccaacaaataataaaacaaaaaatacgaATGATCAATTTTGTATTAACACACCTTTAAACATAGGTGGTTCGTGTAATACAGAGGATCTGCAATATTTATCCAACActttaatgaaattaataaaaaacaaacagaataaaaaagagcacaatatatttttaatgaacaaCGATggcatttttttaaataaaaatattacctTGTCAAGTCAGGAAAATATggattcatttattttacctttttctgACACATCCTCCACAATTTTGCACACAATAATAGaaccaaaaaatattcaagacatgaataaatttctttatggcttaattttattatatacatgtgatACATCCATAGACATAGATTTTAACGAGAAGggtgaatatattttaaaattttgcgGAGAAATACATATGCAAAAGTGTCTGTCGGACTTCGTCAacatatatagtaatatagaaataaaaacgtCCGATACGAACATATCTATAAGAGAAGGCATAAGTGACAATTACATAAaagtgaaaagaaaaaaaaataagatacatgataatttaaaagatttatataattattatttgaaaattcaTATGGATAGTCATCATAAAATtagtgaaaataataataattataattataataatatgaatggTGAAATAGCTAAAGACAGTTACAAAATTGTAGCAGGCAACgaaaattgtaatattataagcaaagaaaaaaacagtatttgtaataataatgctgACGATggtaattattttacaaaaatgaaaaaagatgGTTTAGAACATctgtttaaaaatattaatttagaaaaagaaaatcattttttaaatatattatttaattatagtCATAATACCATATGTCATaagttaaataataattctttctACGTTTTTTTGAGCGTACTAGATATGCCAGAAAATATGCTACATTTCTTTGATAAGCATTATTCAAATATACAAACAATTTTAGAAAATAGATCTATATCCCCttcattattaaattatagcAAAATAGACCTATCatgtaaaaatgaatattttatgtacaaGCAATGTTTAATCAATTTGGAAAAATGTGTTAACGATTTGTGCTTTTCTGATAATATTgattatgataatataatagaGAACAGGCTGAGTAAATCGATCGTAAGCAGTTCGGTTAAGAGGGAGGAGGGAGAATGGGACAAAGCAGAGGacaaagaaaaggaaaaggtcGCAGAAAGAGATAAGGAGAAAGTTAAGGAAGGGAAAAGTAAAATACATGAACTAAACCAGATCATTAATGAGAATTTGACACATGATTCTAATGACGAAGAATCACAACATAATAACAATGatagaaatataatgaatgATTACAATAGTACAGAAAACACCAAAAGGGATAGTAACTatcataataatgaaaaaataagcagtttgagaaaaaacaaaaacttCCAATTAGAACTATGGGATATTTGTGTTCAAAATGGTAGTAtcacattattatatataaaaaaatactttaataaaaaaaaaaataatgaatatatacttGACAATATTTTgacaaatgaaaaatacaaaaatataattaatcaAAGATCTTTTGTCGATACATATTTATCAGATACAAATAGtgacataaatatttatttgaataatatatctCTTGGATTTAAATTAGCATCCAAATATGGTCCTATTGCTCAGGAACCTATAAG AGGAGCTCTATTCGTAATTGAGGGGTTAATTATTGACGAGGCATCCAATGATGAACCATTTGAAGATGGAAATTCAAAGGATAACTTagaagataaaataaatgctgGTAATATTATTGCTTTAATGAAAGAAGCTTGTTTAAATTCAATGCAACAAAATAAACTACGAATTTTTGAACCCATGTTAAGGCTAAATTTAACATGTGAAAGTAATGTACTAGGAAAAGTTTAcaatgtattattaaaaagaagatGTTCTATACTAtcagaagaaataaaagatgGATATTTTTTGTACTGTATAGATGCATATTTAcctttatttaattcttttaaattagcTGAAGAGTTAAGATCAAAATGCTCAggtaatgtaatatatgacATTCAATTTAGTCATtggaataaattaaatgaggACATCTTTTTGTTGAATGACAGCTCATCCGTAATTTATGACGAAGATTTCGACATTAAGTTAACGGATAACACTGCTACCGAAattgtaaattatattagaAGAGCAAAG GGCCTCGAAACGAATGAGAAGATAATACAAAAACCTGAGAAGCAGTGcaccttaaaaaaataa